A region of Solibacillus isronensis DNA encodes the following proteins:
- a CDS encoding LapA family protein, whose translation MKIQWTLVVGLIFAIIIAIFATVNVDSVQVNYVFGEARWPLILIILGSVLIGFIISFCFSAFRMYGGKRQTKAVRKELEATHVLINEKDAEIVRLKNELRERGASAFVTEEIPDNEERTKK comes from the coding sequence ATGAAAATTCAATGGACATTGGTAGTTGGACTCATTTTTGCTATAATAATTGCCATCTTTGCTACAGTAAATGTGGATAGCGTGCAGGTTAATTACGTTTTTGGAGAAGCGCGCTGGCCGTTGATATTAATCATTTTAGGATCGGTGTTAATTGGTTTTATTATCAGCTTTTGCTTTTCGGCATTCCGTATGTACGGGGGTAAAAGGCAAACGAAAGCAGTACGAAAAGAACTTGAAGCAACCCATGTACTGATTAATGAAAAGGATGCTGAGATTGTCCGATTGAAAAACGAGCTCCGGGAACGGGGTGCTTCCGCATTTGTGACAGAAGAAATTCCGGATAATGAGGAAAGGACGAAAAAGTAA
- a CDS encoding post-transcriptional regulator, with product MQIPFFGLYEKVQLILTNKIEEFHYYGYDSITEQDLWKYCIDKVWRKKDVQNMRLHELTSGIFGATASEVLSYMQIRDFKRNELNLKLSSEELKSLFQPLKE from the coding sequence ATGCAAATTCCATTTTTCGGCCTTTACGAAAAGGTACAGCTTATATTGACGAACAAAATTGAAGAATTCCATTACTATGGATATGATTCGATAACGGAACAAGATTTATGGAAATATTGCATCGACAAGGTGTGGCGCAAAAAAGATGTGCAAAATATGCGGTTGCATGAGCTGACATCCGGCATTTTCGGTGCAACGGCTTCGGAAGTGTTAAGCTATATGCAAATAAGGGATTTTAAGCGCAATGAATTGAACTTGAAGCTTTCCAGTGAAGAGCTGAAAAGTTTATTTCAACCGCTTAAGGAGTAG
- a CDS encoding DUF421 domain-containing protein — protein sequence MEDYTLIIFRTIVLYIILLVVFRLMGKREVGELSIVDLAIFVLMAEVAAIALDDYDRQFFKAVLPIILLFLIQYLNSWLILKNKKLRDFIEGDPSLVIRDGFICEAEMKKQRYNLDDLLQQLREQGVCSVQDVAYAFLEQSGKLSIYQKNQGGFILPLILDGYVDKRHLKIIDKDEEWLVRELLVNGYPNIRDIFYCSYEDGKWFVQLRARKN from the coding sequence TTGGAAGATTATACATTAATTATATTCCGAACAATTGTTTTATATATTATTTTACTAGTGGTTTTCCGTCTAATGGGCAAACGTGAAGTTGGTGAGCTCAGCATTGTGGATTTGGCAATATTCGTATTGATGGCTGAAGTAGCTGCAATCGCTTTGGACGATTATGACAGGCAGTTCTTTAAAGCCGTTTTACCGATAATTTTATTGTTTTTGATTCAATACTTAAACTCCTGGCTTATATTAAAAAATAAAAAACTGCGCGACTTTATTGAAGGTGATCCTTCGCTTGTTATCCGCGACGGATTCATCTGTGAAGCGGAAATGAAAAAGCAGCGCTACAATCTCGATGATTTGCTCCAGCAATTACGCGAACAGGGAGTCTGCTCTGTACAGGACGTTGCCTACGCATTTTTGGAGCAATCAGGAAAGCTATCGATTTATCAAAAAAATCAGGGCGGATTTATTTTGCCTCTTATTTTGGATGGCTATGTTGATAAAAGACATTTAAAAATTATTGATAAAGATGAAGAATGGCTCGTTCGTGAATTACTGGTTAACGGCTACCCGAATATAAGAGATATTTTTTACTGCAGCTATGAAGACGGAAAGTGGTTTGTCCAATTACGAGCGCGAAAAAATTGA
- the yajC gene encoding preprotein translocase subunit YajC gives MEGLVQFLPIIVMFVAMWFILIRPAQKRQKATASMQNSLKRGDKVVTVGGLHGEVDAIEDTTVYLIVDGNTRLKFERQAIGRVESV, from the coding sequence ATGGAAGGTTTAGTACAATTTTTGCCGATTATCGTAATGTTCGTTGCGATGTGGTTCATTTTAATTCGTCCAGCACAAAAACGTCAAAAAGCAACTGCTTCAATGCAAAACAGCTTAAAACGTGGTGATAAAGTAGTTACTGTAGGTGGCTTACACGGAGAAGTTGATGCAATTGAAGATACGACTGTCTATTTAATCGTTGACGGAAATACACGTTTAAAATTCGAACGCCAAGCAATTGGCCGTGTAGAATCGGTTTAA
- the tgt gene encoding tRNA guanosine(34) transglycosylase Tgt, translating into MTETTKQPPIRYELIKTCAQTGARLGIVHTPHGSFETPTFMPVGTQATVKAMSPEELKEMNAGIILSNTYHLWLRPGNDIVKEAGGLHKFMNWDRPILTDSGGFQVFSLSKFRKIEEEGVYFRNHLNGDKLFLSPEKAMEIQNDLGSDIMMAFDECPPFPATYEYMEASVDRTTRWAKRCKEAHQRPDEQGLFGIIQGGEYEELRRKSAEALVELDFPGYAIGGLSVGEPKDIMNKVLDFTAPMMPANKPRYLMGVGSPDSLIDGAMRGIDMFDCVLPTRIARNGTLMTSEGRMVIKNAKYAKDFTPIDENCDCYTCKNYTRAYVRHLLRTEETFGLRLTSYHNLRFLIKLMEDVRQAIREDRLGDFKEEFFEKYGYNKPNAKNF; encoded by the coding sequence ATGACTGAAACAACAAAACAACCACCAATTCGTTATGAATTGATTAAAACATGTGCACAGACTGGTGCGCGATTAGGTATTGTCCATACACCACACGGTTCATTTGAAACACCAACATTTATGCCGGTCGGTACACAAGCGACAGTAAAAGCAATGAGCCCTGAAGAATTAAAAGAGATGAATGCAGGAATCATTCTGTCAAACACATATCACCTATGGTTGCGTCCAGGGAATGATATCGTGAAAGAAGCAGGCGGACTGCATAAATTCATGAACTGGGATCGTCCAATTTTAACGGATTCAGGCGGTTTCCAAGTATTTTCTTTATCAAAATTCCGTAAAATCGAAGAAGAAGGCGTTTATTTCCGTAACCATTTAAATGGAGACAAGCTGTTTTTATCACCGGAAAAGGCGATGGAAATCCAAAACGACTTAGGTTCTGATATTATGATGGCATTTGATGAATGTCCGCCATTCCCGGCGACATACGAATACATGGAAGCTTCTGTTGACCGTACAACACGTTGGGCAAAACGCTGTAAAGAAGCACACCAACGCCCTGACGAGCAAGGACTGTTCGGAATTATTCAAGGCGGCGAGTATGAAGAGCTGCGCCGTAAATCGGCAGAAGCTTTAGTAGAGCTGGATTTCCCGGGTTATGCAATTGGCGGTTTATCAGTTGGTGAGCCGAAAGATATTATGAACAAAGTATTGGACTTCACTGCACCTATGATGCCGGCAAATAAACCACGCTATTTAATGGGCGTCGGTTCACCGGATTCTTTAATCGATGGAGCTATGCGCGGCATCGATATGTTTGACTGTGTATTACCTACACGTATCGCACGTAACGGTACATTAATGACATCTGAAGGACGTATGGTCATCAAAAATGCAAAATATGCAAAAGACTTTACGCCAATCGATGAAAATTGCGACTGTTACACATGTAAAAACTATACGCGTGCATATGTGCGTCATTTATTACGTACGGAAGAAACGTTCGGTTTACGTTTAACTTCATACCATAACCTGCGCTTCCTTATTAAATTAATGGAAGATGTACGTCAGGCTATCCGCGAAGACCGTCTTGGCGATTTCAAAGAAGAGTTCTTTGAAAAGTACGGTTACAATAAACCAAATGCTAAAAACTTCTAA
- a CDS encoding putative polysaccharide biosynthesis protein, which yields MFVIFISKCLGFMYRMQFMRIAGEEAVGLYMTAYPTFIFFISLIQLGIPIAISKLIAEYHAKKKTEHVTSVMKTAIKISAISIILFSPFIYFAIPYIAKVLLHNENLIFTLYISLFTIPIVIFSSLIKAYLQGLAKIAPTAWAQLLEQLVRIGLIVVLLPYFISESPALTAAAAMGITAIGEVFSLLFLAIFYKRSSKMFKKGSTGTSFTKPIFNIALPSAGSKLFGTFTWFLEPIIFLKALTVSGLAAGAATTLYGIISGVHIPLLLFPAFIPAALAIVLIPAVSSALASNNYPLLNKRITHSLRLSSLIGCMAATVFFIHGDELTMVLFHLEENRGYMKILAPIFYFYYIQSPLHSILQALDEAQAAMMNSIYGGIGKLFLLFFLASQPAIQEKGAIIAIGFGVLITSFLHIASIRQQKKINVGFRFFVLPYGIFILTCFVQPIIAAGMPLIMSIAITIGFVLLLLFITKQIRFTDFQYLRSIFSRS from the coding sequence ATGTTTGTCATATTTATTTCAAAATGTCTTGGGTTTATGTACAGAATGCAGTTTATGCGTATTGCCGGGGAGGAAGCGGTCGGGCTCTATATGACGGCTTATCCGACATTTATATTTTTCATTTCGCTTATTCAATTAGGTATTCCGATTGCCATTTCTAAGCTGATTGCTGAATACCATGCGAAAAAGAAAACGGAACATGTCACATCCGTGATGAAAACGGCAATCAAAATCTCGGCCATTTCAATTATTTTATTTAGCCCATTCATTTATTTTGCTATTCCGTATATCGCAAAAGTGCTTTTACATAATGAAAACCTTATTTTCACTCTTTATATTAGCCTTTTCACAATTCCTATCGTAATCTTTTCAAGCTTAATAAAAGCATATTTACAAGGTTTAGCAAAAATTGCACCAACTGCATGGGCACAGCTTCTTGAACAGCTTGTACGGATTGGTCTCATTGTTGTATTGTTACCTTATTTCATTTCGGAATCGCCTGCATTGACAGCAGCAGCCGCTATGGGGATAACAGCAATTGGTGAGGTCTTTTCATTACTGTTTTTGGCGATATTTTATAAACGCTCGAGTAAAATGTTCAAAAAGGGATCAACAGGCACTTCCTTTACAAAACCGATTTTTAATATTGCATTGCCATCAGCAGGCAGTAAGTTATTCGGTACCTTTACATGGTTTTTGGAACCGATCATATTCTTAAAGGCACTGACGGTTTCAGGATTGGCTGCAGGCGCCGCCACTACTTTGTACGGAATCATCTCAGGTGTGCATATACCACTATTGCTGTTCCCTGCTTTCATACCTGCTGCATTGGCAATTGTACTCATTCCTGCTGTAAGTAGCGCACTGGCGAGCAACAATTACCCGTTGCTGAATAAGCGTATTACCCATTCATTACGGCTATCTTCATTGATTGGCTGTATGGCCGCTACTGTGTTTTTCATACACGGCGATGAGTTGACAATGGTGCTGTTCCATTTGGAGGAAAATCGAGGCTATATGAAAATATTGGCACCTATTTTTTATTTTTACTATATACAAAGTCCGCTTCATTCCATTTTACAAGCACTTGATGAAGCACAGGCTGCCATGATGAATTCCATCTATGGGGGAATCGGGAAACTGTTTTTACTGTTTTTCCTTGCCTCACAACCAGCCATACAGGAGAAAGGTGCGATTATCGCTATAGGCTTTGGCGTACTAATCACATCCTTCTTACACATCGCTTCCATTAGACAGCAGAAAAAGATTAATGTTGGTTTCCGCTTTTTTGTTCTGCCTTATGGTATTTTCATCCTTACTTGTTTTGTACAGCCGATCATTGCTGCGGGAATGCCGCTTATTATGAGCATTGCAATTACAATTGGGTTTGTCTTGCTGTTACTGTTTATTACAAAACAAATTCGTTTTACTGATTTCCAGTATCTTCGGTCAATTTTTTCGCGCTCGTAA
- the recJ gene encoding single-stranded-DNA-specific exonuclease RecJ has product MIQSQKLWTITKQDEQLVKQFSEQLNISTIAAKILIARGCTSIEQAKPLLKIDETQYHDPFLMAGMEDAVMRIEQALDNGEKILVYGDYDADGITSTTVLLNTLLDLGADVSFVIPDRFIHGYGPNEELFKKAYEDGVNLIITVDNGISGIEQVKVARELGMDVIITDHHEAGDVLPDANVIIHPRVPEGHYPFGELAGVGVAFKLAHALYGELPDHLFEYVAVGTIADLVPLVGENRYLVQRGLQALKQSPNPWIKAICDASGANQRDINEETVGFYFGPRLNAIGRLGSAEPGVHFLMSEDPLQANALATQLNDKNTERKKIVENITNEAMAMIENDVTLKDSLVLVVAGEGWNPGVVGIVASRLVEKYYRPTIVLSLNHEKAIAKGSARSIEGFHLYNELAKNRDILPHFGGHPMAAGMTLPIEHVDTLRTRLNEQASLCLTEEQLIQKMQIDVPIELSEITVDAIEELRQLAPFGTEFPKPVFGIQDVKVKSMRKIGSGENHLKMELEDLYRSLDAIGFNKGSLHDEISYGVALSLVGDLQINEWQGNKKPQFMIQDVRVNEWQLYDYRGKSKTANWLAKINAEKTDFIAFSEQTKVHFEQEIPKEIINFTLGTDAGKLHKNIVLLDLPENVSTLEKLLQEVQIERIYAHLYTDQSAYFNGMPTREHFKWYYGFLKKRPDFNLKQHIRQLSEHIGLNIEVIKFMTKVFFELGFVTIENGLTTVNENAPKKALSEAPSYKLRSQQIELEQKLLYATYSELKQWFNERLSS; this is encoded by the coding sequence ATGATACAGTCACAAAAATTATGGACAATAACAAAACAAGATGAGCAACTTGTAAAACAATTTAGTGAACAGCTGAATATTTCAACGATCGCAGCAAAAATCTTAATTGCCCGTGGCTGCACATCGATAGAACAAGCAAAGCCATTATTGAAAATTGATGAAACGCAGTACCATGATCCGTTTCTAATGGCGGGGATGGAAGACGCGGTTATGCGTATTGAACAAGCATTAGATAACGGTGAAAAGATTCTCGTATACGGTGATTACGACGCCGATGGTATTACAAGTACAACTGTGCTGCTCAATACTTTACTTGATCTGGGGGCAGATGTCAGCTTTGTCATTCCAGATCGGTTTATTCATGGATATGGCCCGAACGAAGAACTTTTCAAAAAAGCTTATGAAGATGGCGTAAATTTAATTATTACGGTCGATAATGGGATAAGCGGGATTGAGCAAGTAAAAGTGGCCAGAGAACTTGGTATGGATGTGATTATTACCGATCACCATGAGGCAGGGGATGTTTTACCGGATGCCAATGTTATCATCCACCCACGTGTACCAGAAGGTCATTACCCGTTTGGCGAGCTTGCAGGGGTAGGTGTTGCCTTTAAATTGGCGCATGCATTATATGGCGAATTGCCGGACCATTTATTTGAATATGTGGCGGTCGGGACAATTGCCGATTTAGTGCCGCTTGTTGGCGAAAACCGCTATTTAGTACAGCGTGGTTTGCAGGCGTTAAAACAGTCTCCAAATCCTTGGATTAAGGCCATTTGTGATGCTTCGGGGGCAAACCAGAGAGATATTAATGAAGAAACAGTTGGTTTTTATTTTGGTCCCCGTCTTAATGCAATTGGGCGTTTAGGCAGTGCCGAACCGGGTGTGCATTTTTTAATGAGCGAAGACCCGCTACAGGCAAATGCATTGGCAACCCAGTTAAATGATAAAAATACAGAACGGAAAAAAATTGTAGAAAATATTACAAATGAAGCAATGGCAATGATTGAAAATGATGTTACTTTAAAAGATTCTCTTGTTTTAGTAGTAGCAGGAGAAGGTTGGAATCCGGGTGTTGTCGGGATTGTTGCTTCGCGATTAGTTGAAAAATATTATCGTCCGACAATCGTTCTTTCACTTAATCATGAAAAAGCGATCGCGAAAGGTTCCGCGAGAAGTATTGAAGGGTTCCATCTGTATAATGAGTTGGCGAAAAACCGAGATATTTTACCGCATTTCGGCGGACATCCAATGGCGGCAGGGATGACATTACCAATAGAACATGTGGATACATTGCGTACACGTTTAAATGAACAGGCCAGCCTTTGTTTAACCGAAGAGCAGCTTATACAGAAGATGCAGATTGATGTTCCGATTGAGCTAAGTGAAATTACCGTCGATGCAATTGAAGAACTGCGGCAATTGGCTCCATTTGGCACAGAATTTCCGAAGCCGGTTTTTGGGATTCAGGATGTAAAAGTAAAATCGATGCGCAAAATTGGTTCCGGCGAAAATCATTTGAAGATGGAGCTGGAAGATCTGTATCGCTCTCTTGATGCAATTGGGTTCAACAAAGGGTCCTTACATGATGAAATTTCATATGGTGTTGCCTTATCATTAGTTGGAGACCTGCAGATCAATGAATGGCAGGGCAATAAAAAACCGCAATTCATGATTCAGGATGTCCGGGTTAATGAATGGCAACTATATGATTACCGTGGGAAAAGCAAAACTGCAAACTGGCTTGCTAAAATTAACGCGGAAAAAACGGATTTTATTGCTTTTTCCGAACAGACAAAGGTTCATTTTGAACAGGAGATCCCAAAAGAAATTATAAATTTCACTCTTGGGACAGATGCTGGAAAATTACACAAAAATATCGTATTACTCGATTTGCCGGAAAATGTATCCACATTGGAAAAATTACTGCAAGAAGTTCAAATTGAACGAATCTATGCACATTTATATACTGATCAATCAGCATATTTTAATGGAATGCCGACAAGGGAACACTTTAAATGGTATTACGGATTCCTGAAAAAACGTCCTGATTTCAACTTGAAACAACATATTCGACAATTATCCGAACATATCGGACTAAATATAGAAGTAATTAAATTTATGACAAAAGTGTTTTTTGAGCTAGGATTTGTTACAATAGAGAATGGTTTGACGACAGTAAACGAAAATGCACCGAAAAAAGCATTATCCGAAGCACCGTCATATAAATTGCGTTCACAACAAATTGAACTTGAGCAGAAGCTGTTATATGCAACATACAGTGAACTTAAGCAATGGTTTAATGAACGATTGAGTTCTTGA
- the secDF gene encoding protein translocase subunit SecDF, with protein MKLANRIITFVLVVALLFTGMGTTVEKVLNDVKLGLDLQGGFEVLYEVESLVDGQAITQSVLADTTTALNNRINAFGVSEPSIQIEGEDRIRVQLAGLADQDSARELLSSTANLTFRDVNDNILLDGTDLKEGGAAASFDQQNQPIVTLTLKDAAKFAEVTQKVMSMGAPNNLLVVWLDFEEGVDSYAEESKKPPGKQKFQSAASVTQVLNTTDVMISGNFTVEETKNFASVLNAGSLPVKLTEIYSTSVGAQFGKDALNDTVFAGVVGVLLIFLFMLIYYRLPGFISIITLSVFTYLVLIVFNGINAVLTLPGIAAIVLGIGMAVDANILTAERIREELRVGHSVKDAYKLGSKQSLTAIIDAQLTTLLAAVVLFYYGTSSVKGFATTLIISILLSFVTAVWGSRVLQGLLVNSGYFNNPAWFGISRSKQHSIDEEITSLDLTTKFDKLDFVGNRKKFYAISTIILVAGIVVLGVFKLNLGIDFSQGTRVEIKSDTALVQEEVADYLDEIGFANDDVVISGDDHKIAVMRYKDDFSQQEVLDFKEQVNEKYGHEPSLSTVSATVGKELAENAMYALALAALGIIIYVAIRFEWRMGLGAIISLLHDVFFIIVIFSMLRLEVDITFIAAVLTIVGYSINDTIVTFDRIRENIDRHEKITTKEELALIVNKSLRQTMGRSVNTVLTVIIVVIALIFLGAPSIQNFSIALLIGLITGIYSSICIAAQVWYSLKCREMDKKGTSVVKKEKKQWGSDEPQV; from the coding sequence ATGAAATTAGCAAACCGTATCATTACGTTCGTTCTTGTCGTAGCATTGCTATTTACAGGAATGGGCACAACGGTAGAGAAGGTTTTAAACGATGTAAAACTTGGATTGGACCTTCAAGGTGGATTTGAAGTACTTTATGAAGTGGAGTCACTTGTTGATGGACAGGCGATTACCCAGAGTGTACTGGCAGATACAACGACGGCATTAAACAATCGTATAAATGCATTCGGTGTTAGTGAGCCAAGCATTCAAATAGAAGGGGAAGACCGAATTCGTGTTCAGCTTGCAGGTTTGGCAGATCAGGATTCTGCTCGTGAGCTATTATCTAGTACAGCGAATTTAACTTTCCGTGATGTAAATGACAATATTTTACTGGATGGTACTGATTTAAAGGAAGGTGGCGCAGCAGCGTCATTTGACCAGCAGAACCAGCCAATCGTAACTTTAACATTGAAAGACGCGGCTAAATTTGCAGAAGTGACGCAGAAAGTTATGAGCATGGGCGCACCGAATAACTTATTAGTTGTTTGGCTGGATTTTGAAGAAGGCGTAGATTCATACGCTGAAGAAAGCAAAAAGCCACCAGGCAAACAGAAATTCCAGTCAGCTGCTTCTGTAACACAAGTTTTAAATACAACAGATGTTATGATTTCGGGTAACTTCACAGTAGAAGAAACGAAAAACTTTGCGTCTGTATTAAATGCAGGTTCTTTACCTGTTAAGTTAACGGAAATTTATTCAACATCGGTTGGAGCACAATTTGGTAAAGACGCATTAAATGATACAGTATTTGCAGGAGTTGTCGGCGTACTGCTAATCTTCCTGTTCATGTTGATCTACTATCGTTTACCGGGCTTTATCTCAATTATCACATTATCGGTATTCACATATTTAGTGCTGATCGTCTTTAACGGTATTAATGCTGTATTAACATTACCGGGTATTGCGGCGATCGTATTAGGGATCGGGATGGCTGTTGATGCGAATATTTTAACAGCAGAGCGTATTCGTGAAGAGCTACGTGTTGGCCATTCAGTAAAAGATGCTTATAAATTAGGTTCAAAGCAGTCTTTAACGGCAATTATTGATGCTCAATTGACAACTTTGCTTGCTGCTGTTGTATTATTCTATTATGGTACAAGCTCAGTTAAAGGATTTGCAACGACATTAATTATCTCGATTTTACTATCATTCGTAACAGCTGTGTGGGGATCTCGTGTATTACAGGGACTACTTGTAAACAGCGGTTACTTCAATAATCCGGCATGGTTCGGTATCAGCAGATCAAAACAGCATTCAATTGATGAAGAGATTACATCACTTGATTTAACAACGAAATTCGATAAATTAGACTTCGTTGGCAACCGTAAAAAATTCTATGCGATATCTACAATTATTTTGGTTGCAGGTATTGTGGTACTCGGCGTATTTAAGCTGAATCTGGGAATTGATTTTTCTCAAGGTACACGAGTAGAGATTAAATCGGATACGGCCCTAGTACAAGAAGAAGTTGCAGATTATCTGGATGAAATCGGCTTTGCAAATGATGATGTCGTAATTTCAGGCGATGATCATAAAATTGCTGTAATGCGTTATAAAGATGATTTCTCTCAACAAGAAGTACTTGATTTTAAAGAGCAGGTAAACGAAAAGTACGGACATGAGCCAAGCTTAAGTACTGTTTCGGCTACAGTCGGAAAAGAACTTGCAGAAAATGCGATGTATGCATTGGCATTGGCAGCGCTCGGCATTATTATTTATGTAGCGATTCGTTTTGAATGGCGTATGGGTCTAGGTGCCATTATTTCATTACTGCATGACGTATTCTTTATTATCGTGATTTTCAGTATGCTGCGTTTAGAGGTAGATATTACGTTTATCGCGGCGGTATTAACGATTGTCGGTTATTCGATAAACGATACCATTGTAACGTTTGACCGTATTCGCGAAAATATTGACCGTCACGAAAAAATTACGACGAAAGAAGAGCTTGCGTTGATAGTCAACAAATCTCTTCGTCAAACGATGGGACGTTCCGTTAATACAGTATTGACGGTTATTATAGTAGTTATAGCATTGATTTTCTTAGGTGCTCCTTCTATTCAAAACTTCTCAATCGCTCTATTAATCGGGTTAATTACAGGGATTTACTCTTCAATCTGTATTGCGGCACAAGTTTGGTATTCACTAAAATGCCGTGAAATGGACAAAAAAGGTACTTCTGTTGTGAAAAAAGAGAAAAAACAATGGGGTTCAGACGAGCCACAAGTTTAA